Genomic segment of Vicia villosa cultivar HV-30 ecotype Madison, WI unplaced genomic scaffold, Vvil1.0 ctg.000244F_1_1_3, whole genome shotgun sequence:
TTCTATAACCGTGGTGAAATgttaattatatttcaaataaatTCTTGGTGCTAAGTTTCAAACTCATGATCTAAACATATTTCATAACGGTTTAGTATAACCATTGTGATAGGTAGCGCGATAGCTAACATATCATCACAGGCGCACGACTGTGGTGAAAAATATCATACATacaatccccccttacctcacaACGGTCGATCTGACGTTGTAGTGTCTCTTTATTCAACTGTTATAGTTTTTACGCAGTAATGTATGCTTCAAGATCTAGGTTTTGCTAATCTCAATCCTTTATAGTCTCGTGTTTTGTTATTTCCCTAGTAAAAGTTTATTCAATTTTTGTGAAATAAGCAAAACTTTCATTTGAATCCTTCgatagaaaaaatatatttttcattaaatttctcaatttcatattttttaaccTTGATGTTTCACTAGTGGAAgacattattttcaaaaagtaaAATTTTTCTCAAGAAAAAAATAACTTTCTTGAATTATATTGCTAACTTTCTATTATACGACATTTATTTACCCCCTAAATTATTGATAAGGAATTACATATTTGTTTACCCCCTAAATGGATGATAACAAATATGTCAAACACCTTCTATTAGAATGATGGTTAAATTAATATTCTATTTTAACCACCTAAAATTTCTTTCTATCttacttaatttttttataatgataaaataatattatattaataataataagaaaatcaCCATGATACAAAAAGAGTAGAAGTACAAGGATAGTACAAGGAGTGCTAAAGAGACCTTCACATCATTAATTCTTCGTGTTTCTAAAGAGAGATATATagtaaacaaaatattttcaattctatcattataaaattattatttttatttaaaatattagtaAAAGGTCTatctttatatattattataagttTCATATTATTGACTCAccctttttaaaaatatattacataACTTTCTTCAAGAACAATAATTTTTAATAGAGATGATATTTtaataactatatatatattaaacttgCTTTTCTAATGGCAaaacaaatatattaataaatgaaAAAGATGGGTTATACTCCAACCCCAGCCATAAACAACTGCTCCTAATTATGAGGATTCAAATAATATAGTATTAGAAAAGAAAGAAAGCTGTTAGAGAGAGAACAATGAAAAACATAATGGCCCTATATGGCTTTACTATTTGATGTTTGcattcacacaagcaaagtacacATGCAATACAAACCTTAAATCAACAAACCCTAAGAATATGTTCTTAGACAACAAGTTTCATGTGAAAAATTGTATGAGAAACAAATCACTTATGAATCTTTTCTATCATATATTATATTTCTTTCGACCAGAATTCAAGAAAAACAGTATTTAGGAGTAATAGAAGAAACTAATGTTTAAGCAAATCCAACATATGAATTAAAAACCTATAAGAAATTTATAtcagtaaaataataataatagtaaagaaACCAAGCAACCAACATGAAGTAAAAAATACTAGATCATGGAGAATATAAACATGATAAACAATTCAGAAACCaataaaataacaacaaaaaacccATCATCATCTTTTTTATTCCAAAACACAGAACCAAAAGAGAAACACACAGAAAGTTCTTacttaataataatcatatacacATACATAGAGAGAGTGGtagataaattataatataacatTGCTTCCTCTTCTCACTTCTCATCACATTTTATCACAAACACTACTATATAAATACATataactatatataaatatttatttcattacTCCTGACTTCAATTTCATGTGATCAGATTCAGAAAGGTGGCCTAATTCCATGAGGCCATGGAAAAGCTTCATGTCCCACATGGCCACCATTAGGCAGAAGATTTGGTGGCAGATTATACAAAGGTAAAGAAGATGGATCTGGAAGGCCAGACTGCATATGGCCCCCACCACCTCCACCTTCACCGCCTCCGCCGCTGCCGTTGCCATTACTTCCAATTCCAGGAGGagatgaattattattattattaccattAACATGATGTCCTCCATGGATCCCACCAtcatcctcttcttcctcttcaagtGGTAATCTTTCATAAGTAGCGTTAGCGAAAGTAGCGGCGATAACCAAGACAGGTCCAGCAGCAATCAAAGATCCAACAACACTTCCACCAACAACCTGCCCTTGTCCACCAGATAAGTAAACTGTGAGTCCGGTAGCACCGGGAGGAGACGGACCGGGTAGAAAAGCTCCGGTTAACGATAGAATCTCGAACCTTCCATGAAGTGCTACAACAGCTCCTGGTGCAGCTGGTTGTCTTAGGGTAACATTTGCTACTGATCCGCTACCGCTTAAGATACAAACTCCGCGCTGTCGCCTTCTTGCAAACTGAGCTACGCTTTCGGCTACATCGGCCCCGGGGGATACTTCCATCACATGGCTTTTTAGTGAATTTGGACTGTCTCTTGTTATGAAAATTGGTGGTTTTGGTTTGTTTTTTGAACCTGGTGGTCTTCCTCTTGGTCTTCTGTTTCCGATTTCCACCGCACCTTCTTTTGGTTCATCGTCTTCTCTTTCTTCATCGTcgtcttcttctcttctcttggtTTCATTGATGAAAAGTTCCGCGTGGTGGCGTTTGTTTACACCAGGTGAATTGTCTGATGGATGGTGGTGATGATCCACCACCCCAGACAATCCTACCTGTTGATCGGCCCACCACGGATTAGCCAGAATTGCTGATTTTTTTAACACCGGAGTACAAGGGATACTCAAACCCAGAGtataaagaaaataagatgacGGTGTTGTTGATGTGATTCAGATAAGAGAAATTCAACTTAAAGCTCAAAGTTTGCTTCTTACGGAAAGCAATTGACTGATTCTACATAGGGCAGCAACTGCAACTTCTTCTTGCAACTTGCTGGGAAATTTTAGCAAATAGAAGAATGATTATTatatttatgtctattttgattTTAAGAGACAAGGAAAGTCAAACCTTAACAGCTCATCATATATGAAAAACAAAGGGTTTGTTCTTGTATCTATCTATCTATTACCTAATAATAACATATATGAAATACATAGATGCTCTTTCACTAGCTAAACAGATAATttaaaagagagagagaagagaaaggagagactAAAGAGAGGTGCTTAGAAGTTAGAGGTGAGGAATTAGATTCAATGACTCATAGGAATCAAGTAAAGGAGTGTGTGTGATATGAAagggatattaattaattattaattaagtaAAAGAGTTATAAGATGCAAAAGGAGTACTAGTAGTGATTGTTGATCACACTCAGCAAGTGTTCCACTTTATTAGGGTTTGTCTAATAGACCTCTCAAAAATATTCAAGCAATGAGATTGGATTGCAAAACATGTCCGATCCATATTTTTTTTCGGATtaagttttagacccgcactctttaTTAAAATCGTTTACTAAATTCGTCTCGCGTCCGTCCAATTTGTTTGCAAGGCTGAATTCGAATTCAGAATTTTTGATTAAGTTGAAAAAGATTGCTTATTATTTCATATAAGTGCTCTTGATTGCTTAGTTTGCCAGCTTCTAATAAAAATaacttaatattaataaaaattgaaaaaatattttaaaaaaaattgtaaaatttattattatagatCCACCTTTAGAATAGCACCATACTAAATGCCCATActcattattataattaattttgtttCTCTATATAATACTTTATAAGGGTTGCTAACATGTGcctaaaaaaacaaacaagtattcaAAGAATTAAACtattaaagaattaaatatataACTTTTAAGAGTATATATTAGATTTAGTATTTTAGTATGTGTCATGTGTCTCGAGTACACATGTAACATTTTATacttaaatataatattaagaaTTGACTCTAATGGATAACATGGAACGGGTGaaaaacatttcaaagaatcAAGAATAGACATTTTTTTGTTATAAGTTGATATTTTATCAATAACTCTTTATGTGCAATTGTAGATGTGGGTATTGATGTAAATATAGGCTATTCGGCCTTAAACGGGTCGGCCGTGGCGAGCTATGGAATTTTTAGAGTTGGGTCAAAAAGATTAtgtataatatgggctcgagatttactatCCGGACCTAATTCTAGATGGGTTTCGGGCTACCCGATCCTAAACGGActtctttatttaaaaaaattaaaataaaaacttaatacattttaaacataatacatttttatttaaaattaaaattaaattaaaaattctattattttaaacataatacatttttcaatactatattatctcttataaatattataatgtgtttctaaatacaatatatgcctaaattgtaaaaaataatacttgaatatttaatataaaagaaaactaatataatacgataaaagaatATTGATTATACttgaatatttaatataaaagaaaactaatataatacgataaaagaatgttgattatattaatatataatatttaaaagagaaagattaaatagaatagagataaaatttagtgagatGAGAAAAAATATTTTGCTATTTTGAAgtaagacaatataaatattaatatgtattattaaaaattaatagttATGCGG
This window contains:
- the LOC131625845 gene encoding AT-hook motif nuclear-localized protein 20-like; this translates as ITSTTPSSYFLYTLGLSIPCTPVLKKSAILANPWWADQQVGLSGVVDHHHHPSDNSPGVNKRHHAELFINETKRREEDDDEEREDDEPKEGAVEIGNRRPRGRPPGSKNKPKPPIFITRDSPNSLKSHVMEVSPGADVAESVAQFARRRQRGVCILSGSGSVANVTLRQPAAPGAVVALHGRFEILSLTGAFLPGPSPPGATGLTVYLSGGQGQVVGGSVVGSLIAAGPVLVIAATFANATYERLPLEEEEEDDGGIHGGHHVNGNNNNNSSPPGIGSNGNGSGGGGEGGGGGGHMQSGLPDPSSLPLYNLPPNLLPNGGHVGHEAFPWPHGIRPPF